The Streptomyces sp. TLI_105 DNA segment GCCGGACGCCCGGTGGCCGGCCCCGTGTCATCGGGAGCCGGGCCGGCCCACCGGCTCCGGGGAGTCCGTCACGATCTCGGGCTCCAGGCCCTCGGCGGGGGTGGTGCGGGAGCGGCCGATGTCGCCGCGCCACGCTTCGAAGGCGAGCGTGGTCGCGGTCACCACCGCCAGTCCCAGCAGCCAGCCCCCGACCACGTCGCTCACCCAGTGCACCCCGAGCGCGACCCGCGTGTAGCTCACGCCGAGCACCGCCACAGTCGCCAGGACCCACGGCAGCGGCCGCCAGGCACGCGGGACCAGGGGGAGCAGGACCAGCAGCAGGACGGCACAGGAGGTGGTGGCCGTCATGGCGTGCCCGGAGGGGAAGGAGAAGCCGGGCGCGTGGGCGACGGGATCCGGCAGGTGCGGCCGGGCACGCTCGACCACGTTCTTGACCAGCAGCCCCACCAGCCCGCCGGTCGTCGCGGTGACGGCCGCCCAGGCGGCGAGACGGAACGCCCGCCGCCACAGGAGCCACACCACCGCACCGGCCACCAGGAGCCGCATGGTCAGCGGCCCCCACACGACGTGCGTGAGGAAGTCGAGCACCCGTACCCAGGCCGGACTGCCGAGTGCGGAACGGTGCAGCCGCTCGGCCACG contains these protein-coding regions:
- a CDS encoding phosphatase PAP2 family protein, which produces MTERSPRTWRRRLGRLVPGHGGPDTRFGARLVAGAALTALAAVPFSLALVLVESHWAPLHRLDQGVAERLHRSALGSPAWVRVLDFLTHVVWGPLTMRLLVAGAVVWLLWRRAFRLAAWAAVTATTGGLVGLLVKNVVERARPHLPDPVAHAPGFSFPSGHAMTATTSCAVLLLVLLPLVPRAWRPLPWVLATVAVLGVSYTRVALGVHWVSDVVGGWLLGLAVVTATTLAFEAWRGDIGRSRTTPAEGLEPEIVTDSPEPVGRPGSR